A region from the Lolium perenne isolate Kyuss_39 chromosome 4, Kyuss_2.0, whole genome shotgun sequence genome encodes:
- the LOC127349360 gene encoding GDSL esterase/lipase EXL3, producing MRLQELVAVAAMVAVAVAVRPALCREQVNGAGLTAEERMKPMATAVLVFGDSIVDPGNNNNLHTQIKANHAPYGKDFVNHVATGRFSNGLVPSDFVAQKLHVKTLVSSWLNVGHTPEDLLTGVSFASGATGYDPLTPKIVGVITLEQQLEYFDQYRGKLVAIAGEEEAERIIDGAFFFVCAGTDDVANTYFTTPFRSVEYDIPSYVDLLLVGVNKFLRSLNKRGAKLIGFVGMPPIGCVPSQRTVGGGLHRRCEPKRNYAAQLYNSKVQQLITGLTSEPGFHTRVVYLGIYDIILELAENGDRWGFTETTRGCCGTGLIEVTNLCDTRFMGVCDDVSKHVFFDSFHPTQRAYEIIVDNMWDTYGHLLQP from the exons ATGCGGCTGCAGGAGCTCGTCGCGGTGGCGGCAATGGTGGCCGTGGCCGTGGCGGTGCGGCCGGCGCTGTGCCGGGAGCAGGTCAACGGGGCAGGGCTCACGGCGGAGGAGAGGATGAAGCCGATGGCGACGGCGGTGCTGGTGTTCGGCGACTCCATCGTGGATCCgggcaacaacaacaacctccACACCCAGATCAAGGCCAACCATGCGCCCTACGGCAAGGACTTCGTGAACCACGTCGCCACCGGACGCTTCTCCAACGGACTCGTGCCCTCCGACTTTGTTG CCCAGAAGCTTCACGTGAAGACGCTAGTGTCTTCCTGGCTCAACGTGGGGCACACCCCGGAGGATCTCCTCACCGGCGTCAGCTTCGCCTCCGGTGCCACCGGATATGATCCTCTCACTCCTAAAATCGTG GGCGTGATCACACTCGAGCAACAACTGGAATACTTTGACCAGTACCGTGGCAAGCTGGTGGCCAttgccggcgaggaggaggcggagaggaTCATCGACGGAGCCTTCTTCTTTGTTTGCGCTGGCACGGATGATGTCGCCAACACCTACTTCACAACACCATTCCGGAGCGTAGAGTATGACATCCCTTCCTACGTGgacctcctcctcgtcggcgtTAACAAGTTCCTCCGCAGCCTCAACAAACGAGGCGCAAAGCTGATCGGCTTCGTAGGCATGCCACCTATCGGATGCGTTCCGTCGCAGCGGACGGTGGGTGGAGGGCTCCACCGCCGCTGCGAGCCCAAGCGTAACTACGCAGCGCAGCTCTACAACTCAAAGGTTCAGCAGCTCATCACCGGCCTCACCTCGGAGCCAGGGTTCCACACGCGTGTTGTCTATCTAGGTATCTATGACATCATACTCGAGCTCGCGGAAAATGGTGATCGATGGGGGTTCACGGAAACAACCCGTGGGTGCTGCGGGACAGGGTTGATCGAGGTGACGAACCTTTGCGACACTAGGTTCATGGGGGTGTGCGACGATGTGTCGAAGCATGTCTTCTTCGATAGCTTCCACCCGACGCAGAGAGCATACGAGATCATCGTCGACAACATGTGGGACACCTACGGTCACCTCCTACAACCCTGA